AGCTATGATGAAGTAGATCAACAGATTCTTGGTCGTATTAATGAGCTTGGTCACCTTGAGCAGTTTTATATTAATTCTATTCAGGCTGAGAAGATTGCAGCAAACTTTGAAATGCAGTACGGCGAGGGGTCTTTTGCCCGTTACGCTGGTATGCAGGTTGAAGTGGAGCTTGGAGAGCTCAACTGCGATATTGAAGCTGAGCGCTAAAGGATTTATCTAAAAAAAAGCCACCCCGAAGGGTGGCTTTCTTTATTTACGTCGATTTGCTTTGGCGTTTTAGTCGTTGTTGCCGAATGGGTTGACGCCGCCATCTTCACCAGTCTCGAAAGTCTGGCTGGTTGCGGCGCTGACCACCGGAGCACAGACGCTGCCGGGCTCTTTTTGCTTCGGGTCGACCTTGGCCGGGAAGTTCATCAGGCCGTAGACCAGGTTGCCGGGGAATTTCTCCAGCGAGTTGGTGTAGGCGACGCACTTGTCAATCAGCAGTTTCTGCGCATTGGCGAAGGTGGTCCGGCCGATTTCGATCTGATCCTGAATGGTTTTGTACAGGGTCATGTCGACTTCGGGGTTGTCTTCGGTCAGGGCCAGCAGCAGGGCGCTGGCACCGCCATCACCGTAGCGGTTCTGGAGTGCACCAGAAATCACTTCTGCGACCGCGTCCTTGTAGGCATCGGCCACGCCAGCGGATTCGGTCACCGACTGAGCGAACGCGTTGTATTTGATTTTGTTTTCATCGTAGGTGCCCATGATGCCATTCTCATGGCTGATGCCGGTGTTGTACGTGGAAATGGCCACGCCACCTGCCAGAGCCAGAGGGACTGCGACGATTGCTGCGATAATAAGACCTTTCATGATGATTCTCCATGATGTGAAAGGTTGAGAAGGAAGGGTGAAAGCTTGGCCGGAAAACCGCCCAAGCAAGTATTATATTTCCTGTGTGCTCCTAGAGGAAACGCACGTCGTTGCGATGGAAGTAACGGGTTAGACCGAGACTTGCGCCCATCCCAACAAGGAAAAGCATGACCAGAGCCCATGTTGGTGGGTTGATCTGGGATTTGAGGTAGGCAAACTGTTTCATCTGTGGGCGTACAAAGTGTGCGTCCACCTCTTCGGAGATGGCGTGCACAATTGCATGCGGGTCAGAAATAGTGCCAATGTTTTGAAGTTCATCACGCAGATACACTGCCATTTCTTCGTTGCCGTATCCGCCAGCCCAAGTGAGCACATGGGCCCAATTGATAGTGTCGGTTGCGTCAACACTCAGAATAACCACCACATCATTCTTGTTGAGACCATCCCATGCGGCTTCAACTTTGAAGACATATTCACGGGATTTCTCTGTGGTGATGATCAGGTTCACGTTGGCCTGTTTACTTGGGCCAAGGTGAATCAGTTCCTGATTCAGCAGATCTTGCCAGTGGTCAGCATCTTTCAAGCTGAAGCCTGAAGTCAGCACCCGGTGTGCACGGTAGTAGTCGAACACGCGTGGGTACTCAGGCACGTCGGCCAGATGCTCATAGTCCAGCATTTGCGTTTTGTAGAGGCTGCCGTTGGCGGCCTGTACGTAGTTATCATAGGTGTGCTCAGTTGCAGCAGGTTCACCAATAACCACTTCCGTGAAACGGGGTGGCTCTTTGGTTCCCTGACGGTTGATACGCCGAATGTTGAAGTCGCCAACATTGGTGTAAACACGCCAGTCATAGTCGTGAGAGTGCTCATAGCATGTTTGGCAGGTCTGTTTACCGTCTTTGTCGGTGACACAATTGCATTGGTAGCTGTGTTCGCAGGAAACGCGAACACGCTTTTTGTCTGCAATTGAGCCGTTCCAAATTTCGGTATCAGCCATCATGCCTTTTTCGGTCAGCTTGTAGCCGCCAAAAACCAGCGCTGTCACGAGAACGAGCTGCATGAGGATTTCTTGCCAGTTCAGGTCATACTTCAATGCTTTTGCAATGAGAGGTGTGAGAAGGGGCAAGAGAAGAAGCCATGCAAGATACATGTGTTTTCTCCTTAAAATGTACGAAAGATTACAGTAGTGATGAAATTGTGATCATCCCTTTAATGAAATTCAAGGTTTTGGGTGTTTTTTTTAGGAGATATGAGCTTGTGTGTTAACCTATAAGAGAAAGCAGGGTTATAAAAAAGAGGGGTCCCTTACAAAGTGAGGCATATGCTTAAAGTATCAGCATTAACTGCTGTGTGTGTGATTGGAATCGTGAATTATGTGCAAGCGAGTGAAGGAATTGCTCGTCAAGTACAAGCCTTAAAGTCCTCTATGGATAGTTTTGCTGCGACTGCTCGTGCTCAGCTTGCTGCTCAGGCGGTAAGCATTACAGAGAATGTACGTATGATTGACGCTTTTAAAACCTGTGCAGATAAAAACATGCTGTATACGCCTGAAAATCAGGCGGCAGATGTGGATGGCTGTTCTGCGATGTCTGGCTCTGGGGAAGTAAATGAAATTGATATGGCAACAGAGGTTGTGCCAACAAACCAATATTTTAATGTGGAACATGGCAGGGAGCAAACTGGAGGCGGTGGAGTAACTCGTGGCTCTCCTGCACGTATCTATCAGATTAATGACTCTGGAAATTATCAAACATATCAAGTTGTCGGTAATATCCGAGGCTGGGGTTGGCAATGGGATGATGAAGATCATGCTTATGACCATTGTTATGCTTATCAGCCTTATGTGAAAATTGGCGGGAGATGGCATGTCTCTGACTCTGATACTGTGACAATCCGTACTGTTGCAAACCAAAATAAAACCATTCTAAATGGCCGTATGGTGAATGGAAGTTTTGATAAAAGAATAGCTGTTGCTAAAGGAACAGCTTTCAGATGTGGTCGTCGTGGGGATACAAATGCTTTATATCAGATTTTTAATGATATGCGTAAGAGCCATGTGACTTGGTCTGATGCTTTAGCTTCTGGTCAAAGGGCTTGTTCTCATCATGACCCTCTTAATTGCAGAAATAGTGCATCGCTTGGTATACACTATATTGTTGGCTATTAAGTTAAAAATTAAAAAAGAACTACCCAATTTTAAAAAACGCCTTTAGGTTAGAGATATCTTAAATCTTCTTTAATGTTTCCTAACTGACGAGGCGTTATCATGCGCTATACAGTTCCTGCTGGGCGCAATGAAGCGCCCTATGCCCTATGGCATGAAAAAAGCATACAGGCGCGAAGCTGGTATTTAGCTTTAGGTATGATGTATCCCGTGATTATATGTATTGCCCTTGGGCTGCATGGCGGGGTAGGAACCTTTATGAGTGCCATTTTCTACGCAGTCTTGCTTTTTGGTGTTTCTCGCTTTCAAGCCTATAAAACGGTGCGCTCAGCACCTGAAGAATTTGCGCGTAAGGCTATTCCTGAAACCTCACCTCAATATCGTCAGGCTCTCCTTATGATTGAGGAGCTTTGCCAGCGTGCAGGTGTGGATTGGAGGCCTCAGCTTATTGTGTTTGAAAGTGAAGGCTTTGACGGTTTTGCAAGCCATCCCCCTGGACGGGACCCCTATATTATCCTGAGTACAGGTGCTTTTCTTTATGGGAAGAGAAGTGTACGTGCTGTGATCGCTCATGAGCTGTCTCATATGCTGCACGGGGATATGACCCTTGTTGAGAGGGCAACCATCCTGCATATGGTGACAATGGCTATGCTTGCTCTTATTTTGTCTGTTCCAATGGCTATGGCTGGTGGAGAGTCTGCTGACAGTGTTTTCTTTCTTGTGTTTTTATTGGGGTTTACCTTCATCTATTTACGTGGATTGAAGATTGCGCTCAATACGCACTCACGCTACCGAGAGTATTTGGCTGAT
The sequence above is drawn from the Pseudomonadota bacterium genome and encodes:
- a CDS encoding M48 family metallopeptidase; the protein is MSAIFYAVLLFGVSRFQAYKTVRSAPEEFARKAIPETSPQYRQALLMIEELCQRAGVDWRPQLIVFESEGFDGFASHPPGRDPYIILSTGAFLYGKRSVRAVIAHELSHMLHGDMTLVERATILHMVTMAMLALILSVPMAMAGGESADSVFFLVFLLGFTFIYLRGLKIALNTHSRYREYLADGGAAALIGWENRMDMAVALHWTFVAFKELLKKKVRQGQLYKDFRHPQTGAPPREGWLEDMQQKALDAIDEMEETSSIMNTHPTNKERYAALDITEDELKQALEDHAL